The genomic stretch AATATGCGATTGGAGCGTTGATAAATGGGTTAATATTGACGTTATTAGTACCCATATTATTACCTCTAGTGGAGGTCTTATAACAATGCTAAAGAAGATTTTCATAGTATTTGTTTCGTCTCTGTCATTCTTCCTATCGTATTTCTCAAGAATAGCATGGAGTATAGTATCAGTGTATTCTTCGTTAAAACCAACAGTTATTGAAGATGGAATAATATTCTCACTTTTCTTTATTGGCTATATTATAGTCCAAATACCAGCTGGAATTTTATCAGATTATGTTTCACCTAAAATTATAGCTCTTCTTAGCTTAGTAGGATTAACAGTATCGTCTTTTATTTCTGGTATATCGTCAAATATACAAGAGGAATATTTCGGAAGTATTTTAATGGGATTATCAGCAGGATGGATATATCCAGTTACTATAAAGATTTTATCCTTAAGTTTTTCTAGGCAAGAACTACCTATTGCAATAGGCTATTATAGTTTAGCATGGCCACTATCTATAGTCCTGGCTGGACTTATCTTACCGTGGCTTAGTATAAATTTTGGCTGGAGGTTTTCATACTACATAATTTCATTAATTTCGCTTATCACTGCCCTTATGTTTCTCTTCATAAAGAGTAGAAAAGGAGAACGAAGTACACAAGAGATAATTATGAAGGACAAAAATGTTATTATTGTAAGTTTAGCGGGTTTTCTCTTCTTTTTAGCATATTGGATAATTACTTTGTATGCTTACAAGTACTTTTTGTTCATAGGCCTTAATGATTATTTGGCTGGTATTGCATATTCTCTACTTGCATTAGCTGGAATACCATCTACGATAATTGCAGGATATATTATAAGAAGTTTAGGGGTGAAGATTACACTTTCTCTCTTTGAACTTTTTTACGGGACTTTAACCTTATCTCTATCTTTCCTTACTCTTCCAATTTACATAATGATTACATCAGGGATTATGGGATTTGTTCGTTTTATCATCACACCAGCTAATTCTACGGCAGTATCTTTAATAGGCGGTAAAAAGGCTGGTAGTGTAACGGGTTTTGCAAATTTCTTTTGGCAAAGTAGCGGAATTGTAGCCCCAATAGTAGCATCTTTTATAATTATATCAATGGGCTATTTTTTACTCTGGATAATAAGTGGTATTATTATAATAATTTCATCGTTAGTTTATTTTATGCTTCTAAAAATTTAACTATCTTCTTGTCGTAAAAATTGGCTATATTAAGAAGAATCATTACTTGTGATACACCCACTT from Sulfolobus sp. S-194 encodes the following:
- a CDS encoding MFS transporter; this translates as MLKKIFIVFVSSLSFFLSYFSRIAWSIVSVYSSLKPTVIEDGIIFSLFFIGYIIVQIPAGILSDYVSPKIIALLSLVGLTVSSFISGISSNIQEEYFGSILMGLSAGWIYPVTIKILSLSFSRQELPIAIGYYSLAWPLSIVLAGLILPWLSINFGWRFSYYIISLISLITALMFLFIKSRKGERSTQEIIMKDKNVIIVSLAGFLFFLAYWIITLYAYKYFLFIGLNDYLAGIAYSLLALAGIPSTIIAGYIIRSLGVKITLSLFELFYGTLTLSLSFLTLPIYIMITSGIMGFVRFIITPANSTAVSLIGGKKAGSVTGFANFFWQSSGIVAPIVASFIIISMGYFLLWIISGIIIIISSLVYFMLLKI